In the Treponema vincentii F0403 genome, GGGGCAGGCAAACGCAGCTAAAATCAAGGGAATAGTCTCGCCGTAAGGCTTTTGCTTGTGCTATACTGACCCTATGCTGATTGGAGAAATTCAAACACCCGTTTCAAATCTTTACGGCGCAGGTAAGACAACAGTCGAACAGCTTAACCGGCTGGGCATCTCAACGGTTGGCGATTTACTGCGGTTTTGGCCTCGTTTATGGGAAGACCGCAGCAGGTATAATACGCTCAGCGAATGGAACAAGTTTCATAAACTGAATGTGCCGGTAACGGTTATTGCCCACCAATGGTTCGGCTACGGGCGTATGAAAACATTAAAACTGATTGTTTCCGATTCGGAAGGTGTCCGCGGCGAGCTGATTTGTTTTAATCGCCCTTTTTTGGAGAAGGCATTTCCCGAAGGTACGCAGGCGCTGGTATACGGTGCTTTTGCCGTTAAATACGGCGCTATCCAATCGAGTTCTTTTGATATTGAAAAAAGCGATACGGCGGAGCGTCGCATCTTACCGGTATATCCGCTGACACAGGGGCTAACGCAGACAAAGCTGCGCAAGCTCATCGAACAGGCGCTTAATTCGTATGCGCGGGGAATCGATTCGGAACTTCCCGCCGATGTATTGAATAAATACGGCTATCCCGATAAGAAGACCGTGCTGTTTGCAATGCACCGCCCCGCTTCCATGCAGGAGGCGGAGAACGCCCGTACCGCACTGATCTTCGAAGAATTTTTCCTGTATGAGGCGGCTGTCGGTATGCGTGCGCTCGAACGGCGCGGTGTGCTGCCCCGCACGGAAAAAACGGCTGCCGCTGCAAAACCGGCAGGGGAATCCGGCGTATCATCGGCGGAGACCGGTGTCAACGCGGCAAGGGCGGCAGAAGCAGGCGGCCAATCGGTAGGGATGTCAGTGGACGGCCAAACACGGGCAGCTCCTTACGGGTATGAATACAGCCCGCTGCAAAAAGAGCTTCTGGCCCGCCTGCCCTTTACGCTGACCGCAGACCAGCAAGCCGTTACGGCAGAAATTAACGCCGACCTTGACGGAACGGTACCCGCCGCCCGTCTTATTCAGGGGGATGTCGGTTCGGGTAAAACCCTCGTTGCGTTTTTAGCGTGTTTAAAAGTTATCGAAGGCGGCGGTCAGGCAGCGCTGATGGCGCCTACCGAGCTGCTGGCGCGTCAGCACGCAGATAACGCGGCAAAGCTTTTGGAACCGCTCGGTGTGCAGCTTGCTTTCTTAACCGGCAACCTCAAGGCTGCGGGGCGCTCTCAACTATTGCAGCAGCTTGCCGCCGGTAATATCGACCTCATCATCGGTACGCATGCTCTGTTTTCCGCGCAAACAACCTATAAAAATCTGCGTATGGTTGTTATCGACGAGCAGCACCGCTTCGGCGTGCTCCAGCGGTCGGCAATCATCCAAAAAGGTATCGACAGCGCAAACAAGACGCCTCATTTTTTAATGATGAGCGCAACCCCCATCCCCCGCACCCTTGCGCTGTCGATGTTCGGCGACCTCGACATTTCCGTCATCAAAACGATGCCTCCCGGGCGCAAGCCGGTGATTACCTATGTTGCCCCCGAGAGCAAGGCTGAAAAAGTGTATTATTTTATCGGACAAGATATCCTTGCCGGAAAGCAAGCCTATTTTGTGTACCCGATTATCGAAGATTCGGAGACGCTCAGCCTGAAATCGGCGGAAGATATGTTCGCGGAGCTGACCAGAGACTTCCCCAATCACCGGCTTGCGCTTCTGCATTCCAAGGTGCCGGAGAACGAAGCGCGGGCTATCATGCAGGAGTTCCGTGAAGGCACTATTCACATTCTGGTGGCAACCAGCGTTATTGAAGTCGGCGTCGATGTGCCGAACGCAACCTGCATGGTAATAGAGCACGCCGACCGGTTCGGTCTTTCCGCCCTGCATCAGCTGAGAGGCAGAATCGGACGGGGCAGCGATCAGGCTTATTGTTTTTTGCTCTACGGAAAAAATATTACCGAAACCGGCATGGCGCGGCTCAAGGTGATGGCAAGCACCACAGACGGATTTGTCATTGCGGAAGAAGATTTAAAACTGCGGGGGCCGGGGGATATCGGCGGTGTTGAGCAGTCGGGCTATTGCGGGTTTGAACTTGGCGATCCCATTCGTGATTTTGCGCTGTTGGAAAAAGCCCGCGCCGCCGCCTTTGAGATGCTTGCCGCGCAGAGCGGATTAACTCAACATGAAGGCACAAATACCGCCGAGTAAAAAAAGAGCGGCCTTATGGGGACTTATAAGACCGCTCTCACACTTATTTTGGGAGGAATAAATTCCTACTCTTCATCAGGTTATTTTGTCGCCTCTCTTAAAAGCTTACGACATGTATCGAGTACGCGCTTTGCAACCAGTTCTTCAGAGCTGTCTGCCGGAATACAGGTTGGCTTTTTACCGTCCGTCTTTTCGATTTCGCTCGGCTTCATACCGTACCATACATGCATGTGTGCGGGACTGCCGTGCGGTGTCGTCATCGATAAAAAGGCGAATTTTCCCGCTTTTTGCCGGTCGGATGCAACAAATGCATTTGCCGTAGCGCGCAGTTTATTAGCGCCGTCACGGCTGTAAGCAACTCTCGAAAGTTCGGTCATACCTTTCCATACAACCATTTCGTTTTTATCGTTTCCGGTAACGAATTCAAGGTGTGTAAAATCGGAAGCAGTACCGTAGCTTTCCTTTGCCATCTTAATGATTTCTTCTTTGGTAAAGTCGCTGCCGTCTTTCTTTCCGGAAAATTCTTTAATGAGCTTTGCGTACGCTTCCTGAACGGCGGGACGCGGATCGTCATAGATAAGTGCAGTGTTGATCCATTTACCCGTATACGGCATAAGAGGAGCTTTCGGCAACATCTCCGCAACTTCTTTAATCGTATCGGTCATTTCTTTTAACAGGTTTTCGTTCGAGACTGCCGTATCGGCGTAGGTCGGCCACCAGAGCGGATCGCTTTCTACCAGCGACTTAATGTCTCTGCTGCCGAACCGTGCATGCCAGTGCAATAAGCTGTCTTCGGAATCTCGATGCGGAGGTACGATAATAAAATATTGCGCTTCCGCTAAGCCTTGTACCGGTTTGATCGCTTCAAATGCATACCATGAATGGCCTTCAAACCCTTGCATGGGTTTCATTCCGGTATAACGGTATTCGCACGGAATTTGTTTTTCATTACCGTCTTTGTCCATTACGGTAAACAATACGGTATTAGAACCGTCAAACTTGACTTTTGCAATCGGTGTTGCAAACATATTGGAAACTGCTGCCTTTAATCCGTCTTCGGTATAGTACGGCATCTTTTCCGCTTGCATTCTATATGCGTCGTTCAGCTGAGTCGCGCCGGAAATCGCACTAAAGGATTGCCATTCGCCCTTCCACGCAGAAAGTTCATTTCCCGCTTCGAGCTTTGCAGCCGCGGATGTCGATTTACATCCGGTAAAAAATACGGTAAGCAGCAATACTGCCGCTCCGTATACGATATGTTTTTTAGATAACATCTAAACCTCCTAATGTTTGCCTATACTTACAAAAATCGTAAAAAATGTCAACTACTGCTGACAGATTCTATAATCCATAACCCCGATGCAGAGCGCCATGGTATTAAATCGGCAGGAAGGCACAAATGCTTCCGCATAAAAAAAGAGCGGCCTTATGGGGACATATAAGACCGCTCTAACACTTATTCGGGAGGAATAACCTACTATTCATGCAGCCGGATTACAGCTTTACAATGTAACCCTATAGTTACAAAAAACGATCAAAATGTCAACCCTTTCTAACAGATTCCAACTTATCGATTTATAAAAGAAGAAACCGAAACATTAATTGGGCATCTCTAAAAACTGCAAGCCTATCGGCTTGTTCTGTAAAGAAATTCATTAAGTTATCCGCTTCGCGGACTGCGAATCAGTTTTTAGAAGTTTCCAATGTTTCCCCACTGCTTTTTGTACGTACAATAAAACCGCTGCGCAGGGATACGCTCGTTTCAATAACACAAGGATGTCCGTGGCATACCCAATCGCAGGAGTCGCCGGTTTCGGGATCGAGCAGCGTGTAATCGCGGTCTTCGATTGCGCAGATATCCGGGCCGATGTATTCAAGCGGCATATCCGCGGTGATTTTATTCATGGATATAAATTCGTATCGGTTGTTTCCGAGCTCTTTACCGATGGTGCCGGCCATGATATACGGCGACTTGGACTCCCCGCGGGTAGTTTTATTTGCATCATCCTTTGAAAAATAAAACCCCGTACCGAATGCCCTGTGCGCCGTGTTGTACAGCTCTTTTACAAAGGGTTCCGCCTCGGCGGGGGAGATTTTACCGAATAAGGCGTCGAGCCGTTTCCGGTAAGCACGGGTAACAAGCGCGGTATAATAGAGGCTTTTCATTCTTCCTTCTATCTTAAGCGCATCTGCCCCCGCTTTTTTCAGGTCTGCAAGATAGTCTATCATGCAGAGGTCTTTAGACGAAAAAAGCGCCGTGTAACCGCTGCCTTCTTCTACGGGGAAGTATTCACCCGGCCGTTCTTTCTCCTCAACCGCAAGCGAATAGTCCCACCGGCAGGAATGAGTACAAGCTCCCGCATTCGCGCTGCGGCCGGTAAGATATGCGCTGATAAGACATCGCCCCGAATACGCAATACACATCGCACCGTGTACAAAGCATTCCAGCTCCATCTCCGGCACCCTGTCTTTTATTTCGGCGATGTCCGCAAGCGAGGCTTCTCTGCCAAGCACCACGCGCTTAAATCCCAGATCACGGTATACCCGCACCGCTTCATAGTTGATGCAGTTTGCCTGTGTGCTTAAGTGTAGCGGCGTATCGGGAAAATGCTTGCGTAGTACGGGAACCATTCCGATATCCTGAACGATAAAGGCGTCGATAGGATAAAGTTTAAAATAATCGGCTTCCGCCAAAAAAGCCTTAATATCTTCATTATGAAAAGAAATATTTAATGCGCAGAGCAGCTTTTTAGGCTTGCCTTGTTTTGCATACTGCTCTTTAAGCGCACGGATGGTTTTATACTCATCGGTAAAAAAATTGTCGGCTTTTACCCGCAACGAAAAGTTTTTAAGGCCGATGTAGGCGGAATCGGCTCCATACTCCCATGCGTAGTGCAGCTTTTCCAGATTTCCGGCAGGGGCTACCAATTCCATCATATTCATCATTCTTCCTCAATAAAAAGAGACTGTACCCATTGTCCCATTTTTTCTACCGCTAAGTGAGCTTGTTTTGCTTGAGCATCCATTGCCTGAAAAAGATGCCACATATCAGGCCATATATCCAGCTGAACATGACCGCCGGCAGCTTCAATCTTCTGCGCAAGAACCTTGGCGTCTGCAGAAAGAATTTCCTTGCCGCCGCACTGAATAAAGACCGGCGGAAAGCCCTCGAAAGAACCGTAAAGCGGGGAGACAAGCGGATTATGAAAATTATCGGTTGACGTATAGCGTCCTGCCGCCGCTTGGAGTGCTTCCTTCAGCAAAAATTTATCGGATTTTTGTAATGCATGAATCTCTTCATTTGAACAGGAAACATCCGCCCACGGAGAAATAAGCACAAGCGCTGCAGGCTGCGGTAATTGTTCCTGTTTTAAGTAATGGATAAGCGCTACTGCTAATGCAGCTCCGGCCTCATCCCCTG is a window encoding:
- the recG gene encoding ATP-dependent DNA helicase RecG, encoding MLIGEIQTPVSNLYGAGKTTVEQLNRLGISTVGDLLRFWPRLWEDRSRYNTLSEWNKFHKLNVPVTVIAHQWFGYGRMKTLKLIVSDSEGVRGELICFNRPFLEKAFPEGTQALVYGAFAVKYGAIQSSSFDIEKSDTAERRILPVYPLTQGLTQTKLRKLIEQALNSYARGIDSELPADVLNKYGYPDKKTVLFAMHRPASMQEAENARTALIFEEFFLYEAAVGMRALERRGVLPRTEKTAAAAKPAGESGVSSAETGVNAARAAEAGGQSVGMSVDGQTRAAPYGYEYSPLQKELLARLPFTLTADQQAVTAEINADLDGTVPAARLIQGDVGSGKTLVAFLACLKVIEGGGQAALMAPTELLARQHADNAAKLLEPLGVQLAFLTGNLKAAGRSQLLQQLAAGNIDLIIGTHALFSAQTTYKNLRMVVIDEQHRFGVLQRSAIIQKGIDSANKTPHFLMMSATPIPRTLALSMFGDLDISVIKTMPPGRKPVITYVAPESKAEKVYYFIGQDILAGKQAYFVYPIIEDSETLSLKSAEDMFAELTRDFPNHRLALLHSKVPENEARAIMQEFREGTIHILVATSVIEVGVDVPNATCMVIEHADRFGLSALHQLRGRIGRGSDQAYCFLLYGKNITETGMARLKVMASTTDGFVIAEEDLKLRGPGDIGGVEQSGYCGFELGDPIRDFALLEKARAAAFEMLAAQSGLTQHEGTNTAE
- a CDS encoding ZinT/AdcA family metal-binding protein; the encoded protein is MLSKKHIVYGAAVLLLTVFFTGCKSTSAAAKLEAGNELSAWKGEWQSFSAISGATQLNDAYRMQAEKMPYYTEDGLKAAVSNMFATPIAKVKFDGSNTVLFTVMDKDGNEKQIPCEYRYTGMKPMQGFEGHSWYAFEAIKPVQGLAEAQYFIIVPPHRDSEDSLLHWHARFGSRDIKSLVESDPLWWPTYADTAVSNENLLKEMTDTIKEVAEMLPKAPLMPYTGKWINTALIYDDPRPAVQEAYAKLIKEFSGKKDGSDFTKEEIIKMAKESYGTASDFTHLEFVTGNDKNEMVVWKGMTELSRVAYSRDGANKLRATANAFVASDRQKAGKFAFLSMTTPHGSPAHMHVWYGMKPSEIEKTDGKKPTCIPADSSEELVAKRVLDTCRKLLREATK
- a CDS encoding peptidase U32 family protein, which codes for MELVAPAGNLEKLHYAWEYGADSAYIGLKNFSLRVKADNFFTDEYKTIRALKEQYAKQGKPKKLLCALNISFHNEDIKAFLAEADYFKLYPIDAFIVQDIGMVPVLRKHFPDTPLHLSTQANCINYEAVRVYRDLGFKRVVLGREASLADIAEIKDRVPEMELECFVHGAMCIAYSGRCLISAYLTGRSANAGACTHSCRWDYSLAVEEKERPGEYFPVEEGSGYTALFSSKDLCMIDYLADLKKAGADALKIEGRMKSLYYTALVTRAYRKRLDALFGKISPAEAEPFVKELYNTAHRAFGTGFYFSKDDANKTTRGESKSPYIMAGTIGKELGNNRYEFISMNKITADMPLEYIGPDICAIEDRDYTLLDPETGDSCDWVCHGHPCVIETSVSLRSGFIVRTKSSGETLETSKN